The Anopheles coluzzii chromosome 2, AcolN3, whole genome shotgun sequence genome window below encodes:
- the LOC120948321 gene encoding protein A16, translating to MLLANTAAAVLLLIVCIGASVGLPTVDEENVVQAEQLPILPTADSSKPTDDTVKAIAPQPRYLLPADFAVKNKKFTIGTLGVGSFFRAWRNCIDEGKGLATIESEKEQKYLESLLKASSTGSNYWIGATNIGASNTNKLTWITTDLPVQTKPPFLNVVAKSTCIALTPTGSWTLRNCLNPLNIFPYICEEYF from the exons ATGCTCCTTGCAAACACTGCCGCGgctgtgctgctgttgatTGTTTGCATTGGCGCCTCAGTAGGCTTACCGACGGTCGATGAGGAAAACGTGGTACAAGCGGAGCAACTCCCCATCCTACCCACGGCGGACAGCAGCAAACCAACAG ATGATACAGTGAAAGCAATTGCACCACAGCCGCGCTACTTGCTGCCGGCGGACTTTGCCGTGAAGAACAAAAAGTTTACCATCGGCACACTAGGCGTAGGATCGTTCTTCCGCGCGTGGCGTAACTGCATCGACGAGGGTAAAGGGTTGGCCACCATCGAGAGCGAAAAGGAGCAAAAGTATTTGGAATCATTGTTGA AAGCCTCATCGACTGGTTCAAACTACTGGATTGGAGCTACCAATATCGGTGCTTCGAACACGAATAAACTAACGTGGATAACGACGGATTTGCCGGTACAAACGAAACCGCCCTTCCTCAATGTGGTTGCCAAATCCACCTGCATCGCGCTGACTCCTACTGGTAGTTGGACACTAAGAAATTGCTTAAATCCGTTAAATATTTTCCCATACATTTGTGAAGAATATTTTTGA
- the LOC120948698 gene encoding aminopeptidase N-like → MVRSLLLVSLGLCCLLASADRPPYKSSGIYEEEPQLPGASDLSGGVASDEIGVAPAQAVDERYRLPTTSIPIHYDLHLRTEIHRNERTFTGTVGIQLQVVQATDKLVMHNRGLVMSSAKVSSLPNGVTGAPTLIGDVQYSTDTTFEHITFTSPTILQPGTYLLEVAFQGRLATNDDGFYVSSYVADNGERRYLATTQFESTSARMAFPCYDEPGLKATFTVSITHSRSYKAISNMPQKTFTDIETDMRTTFFEKTPAMSTYLLAFVVSDFLFRVSGTQRVYVRPNAFNEATFALEAGVKILKVLDDHLGIPYDTYMPKLDQIAIPDFAAGAMENWGLVTYREQALLFNPAVSTYRGKTNVATTIAHEYAHQWFGNLVSPEWWEYIWLNEGFATLYEFYALDMAYPGQEYWELFNQQVIQYAMGQDGQASTRPMNWNAATPGEISALFDRVAYDKSGSVLNMMRHVLGDDNWKAGLKAYLTDRALQGAVDEQLYAGLQSAIEGKGVLPNGVTVAQIMRTWTNEAGYPVLNVRRSYDTGDVIISQERFYNDRKVPNTNIWMIPYNYVHQAKADFNEFDDFQWLATKAARIETTVPANEWIVFNKQQVGYYRVNYDERNWELITNALHENWASIHRLNRAQLIDDAYWLARSGRLDLRVALRFMTYLRNEREYAPWTAANVALTYFNNRLRGTAEYHNFLIFVDALIEDIYSLLTIDAVSPDDTLLHKYLVQTISTWACSMGYTDCLMKTAALLKAEASGTGPAVHPDIASVTYCYGMRSALESEFQYLYRKMMNSKNLAERTMLIDSLGCSNNKEFLKAFLTTALGSGTGVEINYRADERRRVVQAIYSGGRTGVDALIEFLMDPALVNEFVSTLSTSTLNSALSAIASRTNNVEEMNKLNALITALGSRVNSQTAANLRTTAQANLDWVDGFEGLMLSNFLAEFVAETLSTTTAAPGTTTVTAGPTTTTTTPSSAVTTTTRPTSVTTTVVQTTTEEDDGAATIGLSIAALLVSITVHLLMG, encoded by the exons ATGGTGCGTTCGTTGTTACTAGTTTCGTTAGGTCTGTGCTGCCTGTTGGCATCGGCCGACCGACCGCCGTACAAGAGTAGTGGAATTTATGAGGAAGAACCACAGCTCCCTGGTGCCAGTGATCTCAGTGGTGGTGTTGCGAGTGATGAGATCGGCGTAGCTCCGGCGCAGGCCGTTGATGAACGCTACCGTCTGCCAACAACGTCCATCCCGATTCACTACGATCTCCATCTGCGTACCGAAATCCATCGCAATGAGCGTACGTTCACTGGTACCGTCGGCATTCAGCTGCAGGTAGTGCAGGCGACGGATAAGCTAGTGATGCATAACCGCGGTTTAGTGATGTCGTCGGCCAAGGTGTCCTCCCTGCCGAATGGTGTGACCGGTGCACCGACACTGATCGGCGATGTACAGTACAGCACGGATACGACCTTCGAGCATATCACGTTCACGAGCCCAACGATCCTGCAGCCTGGCACTTACCTGCTGGAGGTTGCGTTCCAGGGTCGACTTGCTACCAACGATGACGGTTTCTATGTCTCCTCCTACGTGGCAGACAATGGCGAGCGAAG ATATCTGGCAACGACACAGTTCGAATCAACCAGCGCCCGCATGGCATTCCCCTGTTACGACGAACCGGGTCTGAAGGCAACGTTCACCGTTTCCATCACGCATAGCCGCAGCTACAAGGCCATCTCGAACATGCCTCAAAAGACTTTTACGGACATTGAGACCGATATGCGCACCACATTCTTCGAAAAGACCCCAGCCATGTCTACCTATCTGCTGGCATTTGTGGTTTCCGACTTCCTGTTTCGCGTATCGGGCACGCAGCGTGTGTACGTTCGCCCGAATGCGTTCAATGAGGCGACCTTTGCTCTGGAGGCTGGAGTGAAGATTCTGAAGGTGCTGGACGACCATCTTGGCATCCCGTACGATACGTACATGCCGAAGCTGGATCAAATTGCTATCCCTGACTTTGCTGCGGGTGCAATGGAAAACTGGGGCCTGGTGACATACAG GGAGCAAGCGCTATTGTTTAACCCGGCAGTGAGTACTTATCGCGGGAAGACGAATGTCGCGACCACGATTGCGCATGAGTACGCTCATCAGTGGTTCGGTAATCTGGTGTCGCCCGAATGGTGGGAATACATCTGGCTGAACGAGGGTTTCGCGACGCTCTACGAGTTCTACGCCCTCGATATGGCCTACCCGGGTCAAGAGTACTGGGAGCTGTTCAACCAGCAGGTCATCCAGTACGCGATGGGCCAGGACGGGCAGGCTTCCACCCGGCCGATGAACTGGAATGCAGCTACACCGGGGGAAATATCGGCTCTGTTCGATCGTGTCGCGTATGACAAAT CTGGCAGTGTGTTGAACATGATGCGACACGTGCTTGGAGATGATAACTGGAAGGCCGGCTTGAAGGCGTATCTTACCGATCGTGCCCTGCAGGGTGCGGTGGACGAGCAGCTGTACGCAGGGCTGCAGAGCGCCATCGAGGGCAAAGGAGTGCTGCCGAATGGAGTGACCGTCGCCCAGATCATGCGCACCTGGACCAACGAGGCAGGCTACCCCGTGCTGAATGTACGCCGCTCGTACGACACCGGAGATGTGATTATCTCGCAGGAGCGATTCTACAACGATCGCAAAGTGCCAAACACCAACATCTGGATGATCCCATACAACTACGTCCACCAGGCGAAGGCCGATTTCAACGAGTTCGATGACTTCCAGTGGCTCGCTACCAAGGCGGCCCGCATCGAGACGACCGTGCCCGCAAATGAGTGGATCGTGTTCAACAAGCAGCAGGTCGGATACTATCGCGTCAACTACGACGAACGCAACTGGGAGCTCATTACCAACGCGCTACACGAGAACTGGGCCAGCATACatcggcttaaccgtgcgcagcTCATCGATGACGCCTACTGGTTGGCTCGATCCGGCCGGCTCGATCTGCGCGTAGCCCTGCGTTTCATGACGTACCTGCGCAACGAGCGGGAGTACGCACCGTGGACGGCGGCAAACGTTGCCCTAACTTACTTCAACAACCGTCTCCGCGGAACGGCCGAGTACCACAACTTTTTGATATTCGTGGATGCGCTGATCGAAGACATCTACAGTTTGCTAACGATCGACGCAGTTTCGCCCGACGACACGCTGTTGCACAAGTATCTCGTGCAGACTATTTCCACCTGGGCTTGCTCGATGGGTTACACTGACTGTCTGATGAAGACGGCCGCTCTGCTGAAGGCTGAAGCTAGTGGGACGGGTCCAGCCGTCCATCCGGACATTGCCAGCGTGACGTACTGTTACGGTATGCGCTCAGCCTTAGAGTCTGAATTCCAGTATCTGTACCGGAAGATGATGAACTCGAAAAATCTCGCCGAACGAACGATGCTGATCGATTCGCTTGGCTGCTCGAACAATAAGGAGTTCCTGAAGGCATTCCTGACGACCGCCCTGGGCAGTGGTACGGGCGTGGAGATCAACTACCGTGCGGACGAACGGCGCCGTGTCGTGCAGGCGATCTATTCTGGCGGCCGTACCGGTGTGGACGCGCTGATCGAGTTCCTGATGGATCCCGCGCTGGTGAATGAGTTTGTCAGCACGCTTTCCACGTCCACGCTCAATTCGGCACTGTCGGCTATTGCCTCGCGTACCAACAACGTGGAGGAAATGAATAAG CTCAACGCTCTGATCACTGCACTGGGCAGCAGGGTCAACAGTCAGACGGCGGCCAACCTACGCACCACGGCTCAAGCCAATCTGGACTGGGTGGATGGATTCGAGGGCTTGATGCTGTCCAACTTCCTGGCCGAGTTTGTGGCAGAGACCCTATCGACGACCACAGCAGCGCCGGGAACGACTACGGTGACTGCAGGAccaaccaccactaccaccaccccATCGTCCGCCGTAACTACGACCACTAGACCCACCTCCGTAACGACTACAGTGGTGCAAACGACGACGGAAGAGGACGATGGAGCGGCAACGATTGGCCTCTCGATAGCGGCACTGTTGGTCTCGATCACGGTTCACCTGCTCATGGGATAA
- the LOC120948320 gene encoding protein A16-like, protein MEVLYKNTLLSFVVAVVLVLSIVAATTNPEPAGTKTEVKSYSPEDVKDVNNFPVNGLPPLTYSSKKYTLHTEVVNFFEAWNRCRDMGKQFASIENSQDFAAYRDAVQPYANVNYTFWLAGTNVGARSNDHRKFYWITNDRPVSYVSGFQNWFLGSPPNDANACMLTYQSSTLWFTVPCFTTLSSYACEEPQDV, encoded by the exons ATGGAGGTGCTGTACAAGAATACTCTCTTGTCGTtcgtggtggcggtggttttAGTGCTATCCATTGTAGCAGCTACTACGAATCCTGAACCCGCCGGAACAAAGACCGAAGTGAAGAGCTATTCACCGGAAGACGTCAAGG ACGTGAACAACTTTCCGGTTAATGGGCTGCCGCCATTAACGTACAGCTCGAAGAAATACACCTTGCACACCGAGGTTGTGAACTTCTTCGAGGCTTGGAATCGCTGCCGGGATATGGGCAAACAATTTGCTTCTAttgaaaactctcaggacttTGCAGCATACCGAGATGCTGTCC AACCGTATGCCAACGTCAACTATACCTTCTGGTTAGCGGGAACTAACGTTGGTGCCAGGTCGAACGATCACCGCAAATTCTACTGGATTACAAACGATCGACCGGTCAGCTATGTGAGCGGTTTCCAAAATTGGTTCCTAGGTTCCCCACCAAACGATGCCAACGCATGTATGCTAACTTATCAGAGTAGTACGCTTTGGTTCACTGTGCCCTGCTTTACCACCCTGTCATCCTACGCATGCGAGGAACCACAGGATGTCTGA